A window of the Lagopus muta isolate bLagMut1 chromosome 1, bLagMut1 primary, whole genome shotgun sequence genome harbors these coding sequences:
- the LOC125692636 gene encoding cytoglobin-1-like: protein MSFSEAEVQSARGAWEKIYVDAEDNGTAVLIRMFTEHPDTKSYFTHFKGMDSAEEMKQSDQVRGHGKRVFSAINDLVQHLDNTEAFLGVLNPLGQKHATQLKIDPKNFRIICDIILQLMEEKFGGDCKASFEKVTNEICTHLNNIYKEAAASAQRGTSSLYLAILINFERETAFEHLLGHGLCRGHYLRDKGVGLVLNYCGGRSGGCSEHGEEYLKKTQGKPHPGQGNSPPAQGEVPWRSFQHRGF, encoded by the exons ATGTCCTTCTCTGAAGCGGAGGTGCAGAGCGCCCGTGGGGCCTGGGAAAAGATCTATGTGGATGCTGAAGACAACGGGACAGCAGTGCTGATCAG GATGTTTACCGAGCACCCGGACACCAAGTCCTATTTCACACACTTCAAAGGCATGGACAGCGCCGAAGAGATGAAACAGTCGGATCAGGTCAGAGGCCATGGCAAGAGGGTTTTCAGTGCCATCAATGACCTGGTGCAACATCTGGACAACACTGAGGCTTTTCTTGGGGTACTGAACCCGCTCGGCCAGAAACATGCCACCCAGCTCAAGATTGACCCCAAAAATTTCAGG ATCATCTGCGACATTATCTTGCAACTGATGGAGGAGAAATTTGGTGGAGACTGCAAAGCCTCCTTTGAGAAGGTGACCAACGAGATCTGCACTCACCTGAACAACATCTACAAAGAAGCGG CAGCATCAGCCCAGAGAGGAACCAGCAGCCTCTACCTTGCCATCCTCATCAATTTTGAGAGGGAAACTGCTTTCGAGCATCTCCTGGGTCATGGACTTTGCAGAGGTCATTATTTAAGAGACAAAGgagttggtttggttttgaacTACTGTGGTGGGAGAAGTGGGGGATGCTCTGAGCATGGGGAAGAATATCTGAAGAAGACACAGGGAAAGCCCCATCCTGGACAAGGCAACAGTCCCCCAGCACAGGGAGAGGTGCCTTGGAGGAGCTTCCAGCACAGAGGATTCTGA